DNA from Armatimonadota bacterium:
GTGGCGACAAATCCCTTTGTTCCGTGGAGCTCGTACGCGTGCATGCCGCGATCTCGGGGAAGCAGCGATGTCCGCAGCATCTTGATGGTCATGCCCTTCTCGGTCTGGAAGAGGGCCACCTGCAGATCGATGGTGCCCGGATCTGGCAGATCGAAGATGTGGTGGGTATTTCCGACGCCGCACGCGCGGACAATGCGGTCTCCGGTGATCTCAAGGATTGGCCCCAGCGAGTGCGAGCAATAGTGCAGAGGAGGTCGGTAGCTGCGCCAGCGCTTCTCGCCCGTCGCCGGGTCGTAGATGAGCGATGGGATAGGGTGCATGTACTCGCACTCCGCGTACACGATGATCCCCAGGTCGCCCGACTGCACCAGTTCACGCCAATGGTTCACGAAGTGCCAATAGACGCAGTTCTCCGCCAGCATGTACCGCTTCCCGGTGCGACGGACCGCATCTACGATCTGCTGGCACTCCCCGATGGTGGGCGCCATGGTTACCTCGCTGAGCACGTGGCAACCTGCCTCAAGCGCGCTGATCACCTGCTCGCAATGGGCGGGGATCGGTGTGCCGACAAAGACGATATCCAGGCCGCTATCCACAAACCGCCCGTAGTCGGTGAAGCAGCGGTCGTCCGGAAGCCCGAGACCCTCCTGGAATCGCGCCAGCGCATCCGGGTCGCGGTCACACAGAGCGGTGATCTCGCACCGCGGGTCTTCGGCCAGCAGTCTTCCGTATCCCGAGCCACGCCCCACACCCACGAGGCCGACGCGCCATCTGTCTGCCATCAGCGTTCGCTCCTTGAGTCGGCCTGGGCCGACGAATAGTCTATGCGGCTCTGCGCACCACAAGGGACAGGTAAGCCACGACCTCCGCGCTGGACCCTGTTGCCACGCCTGAGTTGGTGTAGTCCACCACCTCGGCTTCGGTCGCTCCGAGAGACCTCGCGGCATGGAGCATGGCCGCAACCGGGCCATATCCGCACATGGATACATCCAGCCGCAGGCGGTCTCGAAGCAGGCCGTCCGGGTCCAGTTCCAGCATGCGGTAGATCAGCACCTGGTCTTGCTCCCGAGCATAGTCTGCACTCTCGAAATGGGTCATGTCAGTGCTCGCGATGATTACCGCATTCCGCCCGGCAAGATGCTTCGCCAGAACTCCGCCGACTTCAGCTGCCGCCGGGCCACCCTGATCCAGCATCATGATCGGCACAATGGGCGTGTCCAGGCCGAACACATACTGGATGAAGGGAAGGTGCACCTCGAGACTGTGCTCCCCCGCGAACCCGGCTACGCCATCAGTGAACCCGTCCAGGTCTCTGGCGATAGCCGTCGCAAGATCTCCTGCGATCGGCGAGCGTCCCAGCGGCGTCTCCCACCACCCACCGGTCTGAATACCGTTCACGAAACTCCTGCCGTGGTTCGGACCAACGACCACAAACACCTCTGGACGACCGTCCTGCGCCAGTTGCAGATAGCCTTTCGCCGCCGCCGTACCCGAATACATATAACCCGCATGCGGGCTAACGAGGCCCAGGATGCGCCGTGGACCGTCATCATCCACAGCAGGCGGCAACTGGGTGCATCCCGCTTTGCGGAAACAAGCGTCAAGACTCGCCAACAGCTCTCGCCGCGTCGCGGCGTAGAACATCCCCGCGAAGGCCGGCTGACGCACAGCGTTCGTTGTCATCGCCCTCACTCCTGCTCATGTGCCGCCGGTCGCCGCGCCGGTTGCAGAGGACCTGTTTCCGCCGCTCCGCGCACAAGTTCCGCGAAGCCTTTCAGCGTCCGCAGGGCATTGCGCACTCCGGCGGACACCAGACGGCGATCGGTTCCGGTCTGTGCGGCTACCGCGTCAACAATATTGGCCATCCTTTCGCGCTCTGTCAAGGAGAGCCAGCCCGGCTCTCCGGCCAGTCTCCGCGCCGCCTGCAGGATGGTCTTGCCCGACCTCGAACGCCCGTCTATCCGGCTGCCGAAGTCTATCCTATCCGCACCCTGAAGGCGCACCAGGCTTGGCTTGGGTGGTTCCTGCACCGCGACTGGTGCGGGAAGCGCTTCTCCTACGCGGCGACTGAACTCAATCCTCCCAACATGCGCCCCGAGCTTCTCCCGAATGACCGGCTCATACTCGCAGTTAATCTCGTAGCCTAGTCCGATTCTACCCTCTTCGGCGGCCACTTTCACCGTGGTCCCACTGCCCAGGAAAGGGTCCAGGACGGTCTCCCCGGGGAAGCAGTACATGCGGATCAGGCGGCGCGGGATCTCCTCGGGGAACGCAGCGAGGTGCGCATCCTGCCTTTCGCCGTGAACGCGCCAGTGCCCCGTGAAATACTCCACCCACTGCTCGTGCGTCATTCGAGCCGCCTCCTTGACCTCGCGCGAGACGGGTGGGGCCTTCCCCTGCTTCTTGAACACCAGGATGAACTCGTAGTCGATCATGATTGCCCCATTGCGTGGATAAGGGTACGAGCCCATGATCGACGCCCCGCCGGTGGTATTGCAGGTTGTGAGTTTCTGCCAGATCACAGCTCCCATGTAGTCCAGGCCGATGCTCTCACAGAAACGGATGACCTCGGTCCGGATGGGTATGATCTTGTACCGGCCATAATGGGCGGCCCGGGCGAACTGGTCGCCGATGTTGATGCATATCCGGCAGCCGGGGTGCAGGACTCGGTCGCACTCCGCCCACACCTCATTGAGCTTCGCGATGTACTCCTCGTACGTGTCGTCGAAGCCGATCTGTCCGGGCGAACCGTAATTCTTGAGTTGCCAGTAGGGGGGCGAAGTCACTATGAGGTGCACAGACCCGGAGTCCAATTCAGGCATGCGCCGGGCGTCTGCAAAGTAGATGCGGTGGGTCAAGGTGACCGTCGGCCTCCTGAAAAAGTGAGGGGGGTTTCGCTGGCGCGAGACCATAGTCCTCCCACATGCACATGCGGGTCGTGCCGCGGGTATGCTCGGGCGGGCTCGACGCTTTGCGCCAAACAGGCGCTGGGGCCCGGTCCACCCGGGACTGCCCAGCGCCTGTGGGGAAAAAGAGTCGCCCTACCCCTCCGTCACCTCGATGCCAACCGGCTTCGCATCCGACCGGTTCTCTGGATTGTAGTACTCATACACCGTGCTCTTGGGCGCTTGGGCCTTGAGCGGGTACCGGGCCTGCAGGGTGTAGCTGAAGTCCAGCTTCTGCCGCCCCTCGACGGTCTCCAGGTAGACGATGACTTGTCGCCCCGTGAGGTTGAAGCGGTCGATCTTCTTCGAACCCACCAGTTCGGCAAAGTCCCCTGCGTCCACGGTGAACCCCGGCGGGATGCCCAGGTCGACCACAACCATCCCCAGCTTCGCGGGGGTGTTGTTGCTTACCGTCACCTTCGCGGTGACAGTGTCGTCTTTGGCAAGCCGGGTCTTGTCATACTGCACGTCGATGGACAGGGCTTCCGTCTTGGGCTTTTCGGCCGCCTTCCAGGGCATGTAGTATCGCCCAACCACCTGGTAAAGCGAGCTTCCCTGCCCGGCGAAGTCGATTCGCACCTTGTTCGCACCGGGCTTCACGAACTGCCGGCAGTCGATGGCGCGCATGACATCCGCGTCTTCGGGGGTGATCGCAAAGGCGGCTGCACGCTCGCCATTCACGGTGATGGTGATCTCCGCATTGGTATCCCGGGTGGTGGCTTCCTTCTGGGCCATGACCAGGGCGCGCAGGGCAAAAATCGTGGCATTCGTCGAGAACCAGGTCCCGCGCGGGTCCTTGTTGGCGACCAGATAGTTCAGCACCCTGGAGGCTTCCATTGAGTGGTGCCCGCCCCGCAGGAGGGCCAGCGCCGCCATTCCCGTGGCCTCCAGGTCCGCACTCCTGCCGGTGCTGTTGGTGACGCCGCCGATGGAGGACTCCCACCACATCTGATCGCCGTCGGTTTTCGCCATCCCAACAAGGGTCTTCAGAACTTCCAGCGTGGTCCCGGTCAACTCGCCGTTGCCCCTGATGCTGTCGGCACCGACAAGTGCATTCGCCACAATCGCCAGGGTATAGGGATCCTTCGCCTGCTTCCAGTTCTCCCGCACGTAGTCAGCGCTGGTGTTGACCCGTGGGTCCTTGCACTGGCTGTGGGTGAGACCCCACACGATATACGCTGTGGGAAGGAGCTTGTCCACCTGCACCTTGGCCCAGGTTTCGGCGTGGCAGTAGCCCTCCTCGGCTTCGTAAACGCCGTCTTTCGCCTGATCCAGCAGCCAGTTCTGGGTGCGCCGGATGATGTCGGGGTCTACCGTGTGAACGGCGGACATGTCGTGGAACTCCATGAGTCCGTAGGCCGTGAGAAGTCGGTTGG
Protein-coding regions in this window:
- a CDS encoding Gfo/Idh/MocA family oxidoreductase, yielding MADRWRVGLVGVGRGSGYGRLLAEDPRCEITALCDRDPDALARFQEGLGLPDDRCFTDYGRFVDSGLDIVFVGTPIPAHCEQVISALEAGCHVLSEVTMAPTIGECQQIVDAVRRTGKRYMLAENCVYWHFVNHWRELVQSGDLGIIVYAECEYMHPIPSLIYDPATGEKRWRSYRPPLHYCSHSLGPILEITGDRIVRACGVGNTHHIFDLPDPGTIDLQVALFQTEKGMTIKMLRTSLLPRDRGMHAYELHGTKGFVATSQDGVGENPGRLYIQGKTDATQEIDVPRNDPNLPPSAQAGGHGTAEYSLLQDFLGALERGEKPRLDEIRGWELTVPGIVAHDSAMNGNVWMEVPAPE
- the amrB gene encoding AmmeMemoRadiSam system protein B encodes the protein MTTNAVRQPAFAGMFYAATRRELLASLDACFRKAGCTQLPPAVDDDGPRRILGLVSPHAGYMYSGTAAAKGYLQLAQDGRPEVFVVVGPNHGRSFVNGIQTGGWWETPLGRSPIAGDLATAIARDLDGFTDGVAGFAGEHSLEVHLPFIQYVFGLDTPIVPIMMLDQGGPAAAEVGGVLAKHLAGRNAVIIASTDMTHFESADYAREQDQVLIYRMLELDPDGLLRDRLRLDVSMCGYGPVAAMLHAARSLGATEAEVVDYTNSGVATGSSAEVVAYLSLVVRRAA
- a CDS encoding site-specific DNA-methyltransferase; the protein is MPELDSGSVHLIVTSPPYWQLKNYGSPGQIGFDDTYEEYIAKLNEVWAECDRVLHPGCRICINIGDQFARAAHYGRYKIIPIRTEVIRFCESIGLDYMGAVIWQKLTTCNTTGGASIMGSYPYPRNGAIMIDYEFILVFKKQGKAPPVSREVKEAARMTHEQWVEYFTGHWRVHGERQDAHLAAFPEEIPRRLIRMYCFPGETVLDPFLGSGTTVKVAAEEGRIGLGYEINCEYEPVIREKLGAHVGRIEFSRRVGEALPAPVAVQEPPKPSLVRLQGADRIDFGSRIDGRSRSGKTILQAARRLAGEPGWLSLTERERMANIVDAVAAQTGTDRRLVSAGVRNALRTLKGFAELVRGAAETGPLQPARRPAAHEQE